The following are encoded together in the Acidovorax sp. KKS102 genome:
- a CDS encoding Hsp33 family molecular chaperone HslO → MSELHKFLFDGLPVRGMIVRLTDAWTEILKRRAGNTATGAYPAPVSELLGEMAAAGVLMQSNIKFNGALVLQVFGDGPVKLAVAEVQSDLSLRATATVNGEVLPDAKLSQMVNVGGGGRCAITLDPKDRHPGQQPYQGVVPLHGDHHEKLERLSDVLQHYMLQSEQLDTILVLGANDQVAAGLLIQRMPIKGEGNLAAGLSHRENEDQIGHNEDYNRIAHLASSLTREELLTLDVDTILRRLFWEEKLLRFEPQQGASGPRFACTCSRERVSNMLRNLGAEEAESILAERDDIEVGCEFCGQQYRFDAVDAAQIFVSPGAAQPPGPTGIQ, encoded by the coding sequence GTGTCTGAACTCCACAAGTTTCTTTTCGATGGTCTGCCGGTGCGCGGCATGATCGTGCGCCTGACCGATGCCTGGACCGAAATCCTGAAGCGCCGGGCGGGCAACACCGCCACCGGCGCCTACCCCGCGCCGGTGAGCGAGTTGCTGGGCGAGATGGCGGCCGCCGGTGTGCTGATGCAGTCCAACATCAAGTTCAACGGTGCGCTGGTGTTGCAGGTGTTTGGGGACGGCCCCGTCAAGCTGGCCGTGGCCGAGGTGCAGTCGGACCTGAGCCTGCGCGCCACCGCTACCGTGAACGGCGAGGTGCTGCCGGACGCAAAGCTGAGCCAGATGGTCAATGTGGGCGGCGGTGGCCGCTGCGCCATCACGCTCGACCCCAAGGACCGCCACCCGGGCCAGCAGCCGTACCAGGGTGTGGTGCCGTTGCATGGCGACCACCACGAAAAGCTGGAGCGCCTGTCGGATGTGCTGCAGCACTACATGCTGCAGTCCGAGCAGCTCGACACCATTCTGGTGCTGGGCGCCAACGACCAGGTGGCGGCAGGCCTCTTGATCCAGCGCATGCCCATCAAGGGCGAGGGCAACCTGGCCGCGGGCCTCTCGCACCGCGAGAACGAAGACCAGATCGGTCACAACGAGGACTACAACCGCATTGCGCACCTGGCCTCCAGCCTGACCCGTGAGGAACTGCTGACGCTGGACGTGGACACCATCCTGCGCCGCCTGTTCTGGGAAGAAAAGCTGCTGCGCTTTGAACCCCAGCAGGGCGCCAGCGGCCCGCGTTTTGCCTGCACCTGCAGCCGCGAGCGCGTGAGCAACATGCTGCGCAACCTGGGCGCTGAAGAGGCTGAGAGCATCCTGGCCGAGCGCGACGACATCGAGGTGGGTTGCGAGTTTTGCGGCCAGCAGTACCGCTTCGACGCGGTCGACGCGGCGCAGATTTTTGTCTCGCCAGGCGCTGCGCAGCCCCCGGGGCCTACCGGCATCCAGTAA
- a CDS encoding CZB domain-containing protein: protein MQFLRRVLGSHRASSAAPPLALYDSAAAPDSRPADTLLAALDIDAAINAHERWKDRLMDYLEGRTTVGLDPAQVRRADQSALGRWLHGVGGELLGDQPAYPLLVARYQYFHEQAATLVELAQQGEWDRAVQVLNGGYRYGSSQVVLLLKELKRGLA, encoded by the coding sequence ATGCAGTTTCTTCGCCGTGTTCTGGGGAGCCACCGGGCCAGCTCGGCTGCGCCTCCGCTGGCGCTGTACGACAGTGCAGCGGCCCCGGACTCGCGGCCTGCGGACACCCTGCTTGCCGCGCTGGACATCGACGCAGCCATCAACGCCCACGAGCGGTGGAAAGACCGGCTGATGGACTACTTGGAGGGCCGCACCACCGTCGGGCTGGACCCGGCCCAGGTGCGCCGCGCCGACCAGAGCGCGCTGGGCCGCTGGCTGCATGGCGTGGGCGGCGAGTTGCTGGGCGACCAGCCTGCCTATCCGCTGCTGGTGGCGCGCTACCAATACTTTCATGAGCAGGCTGCCACCCTGGTGGAACTGGCCCAGCAGGGCGAATGGGACCGGGCCGTGCAGGTGCTCAATGGCGGTTACCGCTACGGCTCCAGCCAGGTGGTGTTGCTTCTGAAGGAGCTCAAACGCGGTCTGGCGTAA
- a CDS encoding septum formation initiator family protein, translated as MVSRIVPVILLALLAALHAQLWLGRGSVPRVNAMQRQIDVQKAANEQARQVNARLTSEVHDLKEGLDMVEEKARSELGMVKPNEVYVQFTPR; from the coding sequence TTGGTCTCCCGCATCGTCCCCGTCATCCTGCTGGCCTTGCTGGCAGCGCTGCACGCCCAGCTCTGGCTGGGGCGGGGCAGCGTGCCGCGCGTCAATGCGATGCAGCGGCAGATCGATGTGCAGAAGGCGGCCAACGAGCAGGCCCGCCAGGTGAATGCGCGGCTGACCTCGGAGGTGCACGACCTCAAGGAAGGCCTGGACATGGTGGAAGAAAAGGCGCGCAGCGAGCTGGGCATGGTCAAGCCCAACGAGGTGTACGTGCAGTTCACGCCCCGCTGA
- the eno gene encoding phosphopyruvate hydratase, whose product MSAIVDIVGREILDSRGNPTVECDVLLESGVMGRAAVPSGASTGSREAIEMRDGDKSRYLGKGVLKAVEYINTEISEAVLGLDASEQAFLDKTLIDLDGTENKSRLGANAMLAVSMAVARAAAEESGLPLYRYLGGMGSVQLPVPMMNVINGGAHANNSLDLQEFMIIPVGAPTFREAVRWGAEVFHALKKILHDKGISTAVGDEGGFAPSVENHEAAIRLILQAIEAAGYTAGDQIALGLDCAASEFYKDGHYVLEGEGGLKLTAQQWTDMLAAWVDKYPIISIEDGMHEGDWDGWKHLTERLGDKVQLVGDDLFVTNTKILKEGIDKRIANSILIKINQIGTLTETFAAIEMAKRAGYTAVISHRSGETEDSTIADISVGTNAGQIKTGSLSRSDRIAKYNQLLRIEEDLGDIAQYPGRAAFYNLK is encoded by the coding sequence ATGAGTGCCATCGTTGACATCGTCGGTCGCGAGATTCTGGACAGCCGCGGCAACCCCACCGTCGAATGCGACGTGTTGCTCGAATCGGGCGTGATGGGCCGGGCCGCTGTGCCGTCGGGCGCCTCCACCGGCAGCCGCGAAGCCATTGAAATGCGCGACGGCGACAAGAGCCGCTACCTGGGCAAGGGCGTGCTCAAGGCCGTGGAATACATCAACACCGAGATCAGCGAAGCCGTGCTGGGCCTGGACGCCTCCGAGCAGGCCTTCCTGGACAAGACCCTGATCGACCTGGACGGCACCGAGAACAAGAGCCGCCTGGGCGCCAACGCCATGCTGGCCGTGTCCATGGCCGTGGCCCGCGCTGCCGCCGAAGAGTCTGGCCTGCCCCTGTACCGCTACCTGGGCGGCATGGGCAGCGTGCAACTGCCCGTGCCCATGATGAACGTGATCAACGGCGGCGCACACGCCAACAACAGCCTGGACCTGCAGGAGTTCATGATCATCCCCGTGGGCGCACCCACGTTCCGCGAAGCCGTGCGCTGGGGCGCCGAAGTGTTCCACGCACTGAAGAAGATCCTGCACGACAAGGGCATCAGCACCGCCGTGGGCGACGAGGGCGGCTTCGCTCCTAGCGTCGAGAACCACGAAGCGGCCATCCGCCTGATCCTGCAGGCCATCGAAGCCGCAGGCTACACGGCCGGCGATCAGATTGCCCTGGGCCTGGACTGCGCCGCGAGCGAGTTTTACAAGGACGGCCACTACGTGCTGGAAGGCGAAGGTGGCCTGAAGCTCACCGCCCAGCAGTGGACCGACATGCTGGCTGCCTGGGTGGACAAGTACCCGATCATCAGCATCGAAGACGGCATGCACGAAGGCGACTGGGACGGCTGGAAGCACCTGACCGAACGCCTGGGCGACAAGGTGCAGCTGGTGGGCGACGACCTGTTCGTGACCAACACCAAGATCCTGAAGGAAGGCATCGACAAGCGCATCGCCAACTCGATCCTTATCAAGATCAACCAGATCGGCACGCTGACCGAAACGTTTGCTGCCATCGAGATGGCCAAGCGCGCGGGCTACACCGCCGTGATCTCGCACCGCTCGGGCGAAACCGAAGACAGCACCATTGCCGACATCTCGGTGGGCACCAACGCCGGCCAGATCAAGACCGGTTCGCTGAGCCGCTCCGACCGCATCGCCAAGTACAACCAGCTGCTGCGCATTGAAGAAGACCTGGGGGACATCGCACAGTACCCTGGCCGCGCTGCGTTCTACAACCTGAAGTAA
- the kdsA gene encoding 3-deoxy-8-phosphooctulonate synthase gives MQLCGFNVGLDQRFFLIAGTCSIEGLEMSLDVAGQLKEVCAPLGIPLIYKGSFDKANRSSGTSKRGVGLEAGLKILDEVRRQLQLPILTDVHDTSHVAEVASVVDVLQTPAFLCRQTDFIRAVAQSGKPVNIKKGQFLAPWDMKNVIDKARSAAAEVGLSEDRFLACERGVSFGYNNLVADMTSLAEMRNSGAPVVFDVTHSVQKPGGLGAVSGGARDMVPVLARAGVAVGVAGLFMETHPRPAEAWSDGPNAVPLKHMKALLETLVALDDVTKKNGFLENNFGA, from the coding sequence ATGCAGCTGTGCGGATTCAATGTCGGCCTGGACCAGCGTTTCTTTTTGATCGCGGGCACCTGCTCCATCGAAGGCCTGGAGATGTCGCTCGACGTCGCGGGCCAGCTCAAGGAAGTCTGTGCACCGCTGGGCATTCCGCTGATCTACAAGGGCTCCTTTGACAAGGCCAACCGCTCCTCCGGCACCAGCAAGCGTGGTGTGGGGCTGGAAGCAGGCCTGAAGATACTGGACGAAGTACGCCGCCAGCTGCAGCTGCCCATCCTGACCGATGTGCACGACACCTCGCATGTGGCCGAGGTGGCCAGCGTGGTGGATGTGCTGCAAACGCCCGCCTTCCTGTGCCGCCAGACGGATTTCATCCGCGCCGTGGCGCAAAGCGGCAAGCCGGTGAACATCAAGAAGGGCCAGTTCCTCGCGCCCTGGGACATGAAGAACGTCATTGACAAGGCCCGGTCGGCAGCAGCCGAGGTCGGGCTGTCAGAAGACCGGTTCCTGGCCTGCGAGCGCGGCGTGAGCTTTGGCTACAACAACCTCGTGGCAGACATGACCAGCCTGGCCGAGATGCGCAACTCTGGCGCCCCCGTGGTGTTCGACGTGACCCACTCGGTGCAAAAGCCCGGCGGCCTGGGCGCCGTGAGTGGTGGTGCGCGCGACATGGTGCCCGTGCTGGCGCGTGCCGGTGTGGCCGTGGGCGTGGCGGGCCTGTTCATGGAAACCCACCCCCGCCCCGCCGAGGCCTGGTCGGACGGCCCCAACGCCGTGCCGCTCAAGCACATGAAGGCGCTGCTGGAGACCTTGGTGGCGCTCGACGACGTCACCAAGAAAAACGGATTCCTCGAAAACAACTTTGGAGCTTGA
- a CDS encoding CTP synthase yields the protein MTKFVFVTGGVVSSLGKGIASASLAAILESRGLKVTLIKLDPYINVDPGTMSPFQHGEVFVTDDGAETDLDLGHYERFIETRMKKTNNFTTGKIYQSVLEKERRGDYLGKTVQVIPHVTNEIQEFIKRGAGIGTPDAVDVAIVEIGGTVGDIESLPFLEAVRQMSLRMGPNNAAFVHLTYLPWIAAAGELKTKPTQHTVQKLREIGIQADALLCRADRRIPEEERAKISLFTNVPEWGVISMWDVDTIYKVPRMLHEQGLDGLICDKLRLNTPPTSLKRWDDLVHETEHPQGEVTIAMVGKYVDLSDSYKSVNEALRHAGMRNHVRVKIDHVDSETIDSADAVAKLAKYDAILVPGGFGQRGVEGKIATAQFARERKVPYLGICLGMQVATIEYARHVAGLANANSTEFDPTTPHPVIALITEWKDADGTIKTRDENSDLGGTMRLGAQSSDVAKDTLAHSIYGDVVTERHRHRYEANVNYLDQLRKAGLVISALTQREQLTEIVELPQNVHPWFIGVQFHPEFKSTPWNGHPLFNAFIKAAVEHQQAAKKA from the coding sequence ATGACCAAATTTGTCTTCGTCACCGGCGGTGTGGTGTCTTCCCTCGGTAAGGGAATCGCCTCAGCCTCCCTTGCCGCGATCCTCGAATCGCGGGGACTCAAAGTCACCCTCATCAAGCTTGACCCCTACATCAACGTAGACCCGGGCACCATGTCGCCGTTCCAGCACGGCGAGGTGTTCGTGACCGATGACGGCGCAGAGACCGACCTGGATCTGGGCCACTACGAGCGTTTCATCGAAACGCGCATGAAGAAAACCAACAACTTCACCACGGGCAAGATCTACCAGTCCGTGCTGGAGAAGGAACGCCGCGGCGACTACCTGGGCAAGACCGTGCAGGTCATCCCCCACGTCACCAACGAGATCCAGGAATTCATCAAGCGCGGCGCCGGCATCGGCACGCCCGATGCCGTGGACGTGGCCATCGTCGAAATCGGCGGCACCGTGGGCGACATCGAATCGCTGCCTTTCCTGGAAGCCGTGCGCCAGATGAGCCTGCGCATGGGCCCCAACAACGCAGCCTTTGTGCACCTGACCTACCTGCCCTGGATTGCAGCGGCCGGCGAGCTCAAGACCAAGCCCACTCAGCACACGGTGCAGAAGCTGCGCGAGATCGGCATCCAGGCCGACGCGCTGCTGTGCCGCGCTGACCGTCGCATCCCTGAAGAAGAGCGCGCCAAGATCTCGCTGTTCACCAACGTGCCCGAATGGGGCGTGATCAGCATGTGGGACGTGGACACCATTTACAAGGTGCCCCGCATGCTGCACGAGCAGGGCCTCGACGGCCTGATCTGCGACAAGCTGCGCCTGAACACCCCGCCCACCAGCCTCAAGCGCTGGGACGATCTGGTGCACGAGACCGAGCACCCCCAAGGCGAAGTCACCATCGCCATGGTCGGTAAGTACGTGGACCTGTCGGACAGCTACAAGTCCGTGAACGAGGCCCTGCGCCATGCGGGCATGCGCAACCATGTGCGCGTGAAGATCGACCATGTCGATTCCGAAACCATCGACAGCGCCGACGCAGTCGCAAAACTGGCCAAGTACGACGCCATCCTGGTGCCCGGTGGCTTCGGCCAGCGTGGTGTGGAAGGCAAGATCGCCACGGCCCAGTTTGCGCGCGAGCGCAAGGTGCCCTACCTGGGCATCTGCCTGGGCATGCAGGTGGCCACCATCGAATACGCGCGCCATGTGGCCGGCCTGGCCAACGCCAACAGCACCGAGTTCGACCCCACCACGCCCCACCCCGTGATCGCCCTGATCACCGAGTGGAAAGACGCCGACGGCACCATCAAGACCCGCGACGAGAACTCCGACCTGGGCGGCACCATGCGCCTGGGCGCGCAAAGCTCGGACGTGGCCAAGGACACGCTGGCGCACAGCATCTACGGCGATGTGGTCACCGAGCGCCACCGCCACCGCTACGAAGCCAACGTGAACTATCTGGACCAGCTGCGCAAAGCGGGCCTCGTGATCTCGGCGCTCACGCAGCGCGAGCAGCTCACCGAAATCGTGGAGCTGCCCCAAAACGTCCACCCCTGGTTCATCGGCGTGCAGTTCCACCCCGAGTTCAAGTCCACGCCCTGGAACGGCCACCCGCTGTTCAACGCCTTCATCAAGGCGGCTGTGGAACACCAGCAAGCCGCGAAAAAAGCCTAA
- the coaBC gene encoding bifunctional phosphopantothenoylcysteine decarboxylase/phosphopantothenate--cysteine ligase CoaBC, whose product MNELAGKHIVLGLSGGVACYKAADLCRQLIKEGATVQVVMTEAAEQFITPVTMQALSGRTVYGSQWDAREPNNMPHINLSREADAVLIAPCSADFIARLVQGRADELLSLLCLARPAQRVPLLLAPAMNREMWAHPATQRNLAQVAQDGAVVLGVGNGDQACGETGDGRMLEPLELLDELIAFFTPKILAGRSVLVTAGPTFEAIDPVRGITNLSSGKMGFAVARAAREAGADVTLVAGPVHVPTPRGVRRVNVQSAQEMLAAVQRHLQTASVFVATAAVADWRPAHASDQKIKKDGSGQTPSLEFVENPDILATIARSPHALEGDLFCVGFAAESHDLLAHATAKRARKGVPLLVGNIGPATFGQDDNALLLVDAQGHRELPRASKRVLAQQLIAEIAARLPPLRS is encoded by the coding sequence ATGAATGAGCTTGCTGGCAAACACATTGTTCTGGGTCTGAGTGGGGGCGTGGCTTGCTACAAGGCGGCCGATCTGTGCCGCCAGCTCATCAAGGAGGGCGCCACCGTGCAGGTGGTGATGACCGAGGCGGCCGAGCAGTTCATCACCCCGGTCACCATGCAGGCCCTGTCAGGCCGCACGGTGTATGGCTCGCAATGGGATGCCCGCGAGCCCAACAACATGCCCCACATCAATCTGAGCCGCGAGGCCGACGCGGTCCTGATCGCGCCTTGCAGTGCGGACTTCATTGCGCGCCTGGTGCAGGGCCGGGCGGACGAGCTGCTCAGCCTGCTGTGTCTTGCGCGCCCCGCGCAGCGCGTGCCTTTGCTGCTGGCCCCTGCCATGAACCGCGAAATGTGGGCCCACCCCGCCACGCAACGCAATCTGGCGCAGGTGGCGCAGGACGGCGCAGTGGTGCTGGGCGTGGGCAATGGCGACCAGGCGTGTGGCGAGACAGGCGACGGTCGCATGCTGGAGCCGCTGGAGCTGCTGGACGAGCTGATCGCCTTTTTCACGCCCAAGATCCTTGCGGGCCGGTCAGTGCTCGTCACGGCGGGGCCCACGTTTGAAGCCATTGATCCGGTGCGTGGCATCACCAACCTGTCGAGCGGAAAGATGGGCTTTGCCGTGGCCCGCGCGGCGCGCGAGGCGGGTGCCGATGTCACCCTCGTTGCCGGGCCGGTGCATGTGCCCACGCCACGTGGTGTGCGGCGCGTCAATGTGCAGTCTGCCCAGGAGATGCTGGCAGCCGTGCAGCGGCATTTGCAGACAGCCTCGGTGTTTGTTGCCACGGCTGCGGTGGCCGACTGGCGCCCAGCCCACGCGTCTGACCAGAAGATCAAAAAAGACGGCTCCGGCCAGACCCCATCGCTGGAGTTTGTCGAGAACCCCGACATTCTGGCCACCATCGCCAGGTCGCCCCATGCACTGGAAGGCGACCTTTTCTGCGTGGGTTTTGCCGCCGAAAGCCATGACCTGCTGGCCCATGCCACAGCCAAAAGGGCGCGCAAGGGCGTCCCTCTGTTGGTTGGCAATATCGGCCCCGCCACCTTTGGGCAGGACGACAACGCGCTGTTGCTGGTGGACGCGCAGGGCCACCGCGAGCTGCCCCGCGCGTCCAAACGGGTGCTGGCGCAGCAGCTCATTGCGGAGATCGCCGCGCGTTTGCCACCTCTGCGCTCTTGA
- the dut gene encoding dUTP diphosphatase, with translation MKIDVKILDPRMADQLPTYATPGSAGLDLRACLDAPLTLQPNAWQLVPTGIAIYLQDPGYAALILPRSGLGHKHGIVLGNLVGLIDSDYQGQLMVSAWNRSNVAFTLEPMERLAQLVIVPVVQAQFNVVTEFAATQRGEGGYGSTGKS, from the coding sequence GTGAAGATTGACGTGAAGATTCTCGACCCGCGCATGGCGGACCAATTGCCGACCTATGCCACGCCCGGTAGCGCGGGGCTGGACCTGCGTGCCTGCCTGGATGCGCCGCTGACCCTGCAGCCCAACGCCTGGCAACTGGTACCCACGGGCATTGCGATCTACCTGCAAGACCCAGGCTATGCCGCGCTGATCTTGCCGCGCTCGGGCCTGGGCCATAAACATGGCATCGTGCTCGGCAACCTGGTGGGTTTGATCGACAGCGACTATCAGGGGCAGCTCATGGTAAGCGCCTGGAACCGCAGCAACGTGGCTTTCACTTTGGAGCCCATGGAGCGGTTGGCCCAGCTGGTGATTGTTCCGGTGGTGCAGGCCCAGTTCAACGTCGTCACCGAGTTCGCAGCCACACAGCGGGGTGAGGGCGGGTACGGCTCCACGGGCAAGTCCTGA
- a CDS encoding glycine zipper 2TM domain-containing protein: MQFHRPLALVGTVVLAASLAACGHSRPAPAPQYSGGYSSGYQTAPAYPQQQAGTEYGRVSNIEVLQGRSQGQTTGTGAVLGAVVGGVLGNQVGKGTGRAAATAVGVLGGAVAGNAIEGRNNQEYVQGYRLSVQLDQGGYRVYDVSSPGDLRIGDRVRLYNGQISRM, encoded by the coding sequence ATGCAATTCCACCGTCCTCTCGCCCTCGTGGGCACCGTGGTTCTGGCTGCTTCGCTGGCCGCTTGTGGCCACAGCCGCCCCGCCCCCGCGCCGCAGTATTCCGGCGGCTATTCCAGTGGGTACCAGACGGCTCCTGCCTATCCGCAGCAACAAGCGGGCACAGAATATGGCCGCGTTTCCAACATTGAGGTCCTGCAAGGACGCAGCCAAGGCCAGACCACTGGCACGGGTGCCGTTCTGGGCGCCGTGGTGGGTGGCGTGCTGGGCAACCAGGTGGGCAAGGGCACGGGTCGCGCCGCAGCCACTGCGGTGGGCGTGCTGGGTGGTGCAGTGGCTGGCAACGCCATCGAAGGCCGCAACAACCAGGAATACGTGCAGGGATACCGGCTGTCTGTGCAGCTGGACCAAGGTGGCTACCGCGTGTACGACGTGAGCAGCCCGGGGGACCTCCGCATCGGTGACCGCGTGCGTCTGTACAACGGCCAGATCTCGCGCATGTGA
- a CDS encoding peptidylprolyl isomerase, translated as MEITQQCVVALTWTLKDTLGEELDVLDEPVEFLVGGDDLLPRIEEALQGHGPGAKLALHLEPEDAFGDFNDQLLFLEPRALFPAEIEEGMTFDGMALPEGCNPDAPRTALYTVAEIYPDHIVLDGNHPLAGIALRLQLTVEAVREATEEEIGRGTAGTGFFRIQPQAPGSSLLH; from the coding sequence ATGGAAATTACCCAACAATGTGTGGTCGCACTGACCTGGACCCTGAAAGACACCCTGGGCGAAGAGCTGGATGTGCTTGACGAGCCCGTGGAGTTTTTGGTGGGCGGTGATGATCTCCTGCCCCGCATCGAAGAGGCCTTGCAAGGCCATGGCCCGGGCGCCAAGCTGGCGCTGCACCTCGAACCCGAGGACGCCTTCGGTGACTTCAATGACCAATTGCTGTTCTTGGAGCCACGCGCCCTTTTCCCCGCCGAGATCGAAGAAGGCATGACCTTTGACGGCATGGCGCTGCCCGAAGGCTGCAACCCCGATGCCCCCCGCACCGCCCTGTACACCGTGGCCGAGATCTACCCCGACCACATCGTGCTCGACGGCAACCACCCGCTGGCGGGCATCGCGCTGCGCCTGCAACTGACCGTGGAGGCCGTGCGCGAGGCCACCGAAGAGGAGATTGGACGCGGCACGGCAGGAACCGGCTTCTTCCGCATTCAGCCCCAGGCGCCAGGCAGCTCGTTGCTGCACTGA
- a CDS encoding cupin domain-containing protein gives MDIQQPLALLAGLTPAQFMRRHWQKKPLLVRQAIPQFAPPVLRTELFALAAQEGVESRLVQLVKGVWKLRHGPFSRRALPALQQPDWTLLVQGVDLHNDAVHALMQQFRFVPEARLDDLMISYASNGGGVGPHFDSYDVFLLQAHGKRRWRIGRQKDLSLRDGIPLKILAEFEPEEEFVLEPGDMLYLPPRYAHDGIAEGECMTYSIGFRAPARAELAQELLVRLAEDAGDDDHPLLYRDAGQDAVAQPAHIPAGLQDFAREALSRALAQPLVLERALGEYLTEPKPSVWFEPGDTRVMLEGVRLDRKSRMMYDAHHIFINGESYRAAGRDATLMRRLADERQLSARDLARASDDALELLSSWCDAGWAHVWAGGE, from the coding sequence ATGGACATTCAGCAACCCCTGGCGCTGCTCGCCGGCCTCACTCCCGCGCAATTCATGCGCCGCCACTGGCAGAAGAAGCCCTTGCTGGTGCGCCAGGCGATCCCGCAGTTTGCACCGCCGGTGCTGCGGACCGAGCTGTTTGCGCTGGCTGCCCAAGAGGGCGTGGAGTCGCGTTTGGTGCAACTGGTCAAGGGCGTTTGGAAGCTGCGCCACGGGCCCTTCAGCCGCCGAGCACTGCCTGCGTTGCAGCAGCCCGACTGGACGCTGCTCGTGCAGGGCGTCGATCTGCACAACGACGCGGTGCATGCGCTGATGCAGCAGTTCCGTTTTGTGCCCGAGGCGCGGCTGGACGATCTCATGATCAGCTACGCCAGCAACGGCGGTGGCGTAGGGCCCCATTTCGACAGTTACGACGTCTTTTTGCTGCAGGCGCACGGCAAGCGGCGCTGGCGCATCGGGCGCCAGAAGGATCTGTCGCTGCGCGACGGCATTCCCTTGAAGATATTGGCCGAGTTTGAGCCCGAAGAAGAGTTTGTGCTGGAGCCGGGCGACATGCTGTATCTGCCTCCGCGCTATGCCCACGACGGGATCGCCGAAGGCGAGTGCATGACGTATTCCATCGGTTTTCGCGCGCCAGCCCGCGCCGAGCTGGCGCAGGAGCTGCTGGTGCGTCTGGCGGAAGATGCCGGGGATGACGATCACCCTTTGCTCTACCGCGATGCAGGGCAGGACGCGGTGGCGCAGCCAGCGCACATTCCCGCCGGGTTGCAGGACTTTGCGCGCGAGGCCCTGTCGCGTGCGCTGGCCCAGCCCCTGGTGCTGGAGCGCGCGCTGGGCGAGTACCTCACCGAGCCCAAGCCCAGCGTATGGTTTGAGCCGGGCGACACCCGGGTGATGCTGGAAGGGGTGCGGCTGGACCGCAAGAGCCGCATGATGTACGACGCACACCACATCTTCATCAACGGTGAAAGCTACCGTGCGGCAGGGCGTGACGCCACGCTGATGCGGCGCCTGGCCGATGAGCGCCAACTGTCGGCACGGGATCTGGCCCGGGCCAGCGACGACGCGCTGGAACTGCTTTCGTCGTGGTGCGATGCGGGCTGGGCCCATGTCTGGGCCGGTGGAGAATGA
- a CDS encoding MBL fold metallo-hydrolase, with translation MLRFKNLGSGSTGNATVVEGRSGSQVRRLLIDCGLGIRQLQDRLAQAQLQVEDLDALFITHEHSDHIGCAQTLALRFRIPVWMSQGTYAAIGAPDLDGLMRVAHDMEAIDMGAFEARPFTVPHDAREPLQLRCSDGAAHLGVLTDLGHASSHVLQQLQGCHALMIEANHDPDMLAASRYPPFLKRRVGGLYGHLANTATAEILRAVQHDGLQRVVAAHLSAQNNLPALARQSLAAALGWADEDIQVASPTEGTQWFDVNP, from the coding sequence ATGCTCCGATTCAAGAACCTGGGCAGCGGCAGCACCGGCAATGCCACGGTGGTCGAAGGCCGCAGTGGCAGCCAGGTGCGCCGCCTCTTGATCGATTGCGGGCTCGGCATCCGGCAATTGCAGGACCGCCTGGCACAAGCGCAGTTGCAGGTGGAAGACCTAGACGCCCTCTTTATCACCCACGAACACTCCGATCACATCGGCTGTGCCCAGACCCTGGCGCTGCGTTTTCGCATTCCCGTGTGGATGAGCCAAGGCACCTACGCGGCCATAGGCGCGCCAGACCTGGACGGCTTGATGCGGGTAGCGCACGACATGGAAGCAATCGACATGGGCGCCTTCGAAGCCCGCCCGTTCACCGTGCCGCACGATGCCCGCGAGCCTCTGCAGCTGCGCTGCTCCGACGGCGCCGCACACCTGGGTGTCCTGACCGATCTGGGCCATGCCAGCTCCCATGTGCTGCAGCAGCTGCAGGGATGCCACGCCCTCATGATCGAGGCCAACCACGACCCCGACATGCTGGCCGCATCCCGCTATCCACCGTTTCTGAAGCGCCGCGTAGGGGGGCTGTATGGACACCTGGCCAACACAGCAACCGCAGAGATCCTGCGCGCGGTGCAGCATGACGGCCTGCAGCGCGTGGTGGCGGCGCACCTGAGTGCGCAGAACAACCTCCCCGCCCTTGCCCGCCAGTCACTGGCCGCCGCGCTGGGGTGGGCGGATGAGGATATCCAGGTCGCCAGCCCCACCGAGGGGACGCAATGGTTCGACGTGAACCCCTGA